A genome region from Halichondria panicea chromosome 15, odHalPani1.1, whole genome shotgun sequence includes the following:
- the LOC135348726 gene encoding uncharacterized protein LOC135348726 has product MATPLFSDMGKTDVLLISSEPASSNPLVVPHRASSGLTHTEVVKLENQGVGKESHTDDCSIMKARYGLDKDCYMWEVEQGRVSTVEVRRKIAALFSITKNPSVIIHYTGPGKKGTGDWCFSDGFITFRDLMALYTAHRRPSTGRPVLFIGTDCAYSGNWAVEAMNYLDDKKIGPCGHAAKEKDIQLSVQASCLSTEVPKRLAFSTHSIQNDKNTGCVCFRDYYRNKAIAENQHTTKLNFNSIMCKNAVDQPCTMAPDSTWKMWRESERLCIIADADNIQPKWNAVLFVDDEKIICEFLADNTRTDVTDHVHVLKSGWGKEPPNDVKQWLQLNYRVDYEHTPEGTK; this is encoded by the exons ATGGCCACTCCTTTGTTTTCAGACATGGGCAAGACAGATGTCCTGCTCATCTCTTCAGAGCCAGCCAGCAGCAATCCATTGGTGGTCCCTCACAGAGCCAGCTCTGGACTAACTCATACTGAGGTGGTCAAGCTAGAGAACCAAGGAGTGGGCAAGGAGAGCCATACTGATGACTGCAGTATCATGAAGGCTAGGTATGGCCTGGATAAAGACTGCTATATGTGGGAGGTGGAGCAAGGGAGGGTATCCACAGTAGAGGTGCGGAGGAAAATAGCCGCACTCTTCAGCATCACCAAGAACCCGTCCG tcatcaTCCACTACACTGGGCCAGGCAAGAAGGGGACAGGGGACTGGTGTTTCAGTGATGGCTTCATCACCTTCAGGGACCTCATGGCCCTCTACACTGCTCATAGGAGACCCTCTACTGGTCGCCCTGTTCTCTTCATTGGTACTGACTGTGCCTACTCCGGTAACTGGGCTGTAGAAGCAATGAACTATCTGGATGACAAAAAGATAGGACCATGTGGCCATGCTGCTAAAGAGAAGGACATACAACTGTCTGTACAAGCTTCTTGCTTGTCTACAGAAGTGCCCAAACGATTAGCATTTTCCACACACAGTATACAGAATGACAAGAACACTGGATGTGTTTGCTTCCGTGACTATTATCGAAATAAGGCAATTGCCGAAAACCAGCATACAACGAAATTGAACTTTAACTCCATCATGTGTAAAAATGCCGTCGACCAGCCGTGTACAATGGCCCCAGACAGTACTTGGAAAATGTGGCGAGAATCTGAGAGGTTATGTATAATAGCTGACGCTGATAATATTCAACCAAAATGGAATGCTGTGCTTTTTGTTGATGACGAGAAAATTATTTGCGAGTTTCTAGCAGACAACACACGCACTGATGTAACAGACCATGTCCACGTGCTCAAGTCTGGTTGGGGCAAGGAGCCACCGAATGACGTCAAGCAATGGCTGCAGTTAAACTACAGAGTGGACTATGAACACACACCAGAGGGTACTAAATAG
- the LOC135348719 gene encoding methylcrotonoyl-CoA carboxylase beta chain, mitochondrial-like has translation MLRVLRVCQPILTRSRPILGSITRFYHGEEMASQIGTPLEMRDEVKRNIELMKEQVTQLKSLIGTIKQGGTPSDIERHLKQGKILPRERINKLLDPGSPFLELSQLAAYNVYENDNGQPDDVPAAGLITGIGRVSGIECMVIANDATVKGGSYYPMTVKKQIRAQEIAEENRLPCVYLVDSGGAMLKHQRDVFPDRDHFGRLFYNQANMSSMGIPQIAVVLGSCTAGGAYVPAMADESIIVKQQGTIFLAGPPLVKAAIQEEISAEDLGGADVHCKISGVADHYALDEQHALYLARRCISHLNYIKKPTITIEAPEDPLYPIEDLYGVVPVNPKQQYDVREVIARLVDGSRFSEFKEEYGSSLVTGFARLHGYPVGFVANNGILDSPSALKGTHFIEICCQRKIPLIFLQNTTGFVVGKDAEHGGIAKNGAKMVTAVACAQVPKITLMIGGSFGAGNYGMCGRAYSPRFLYMWPNARISVMGGEQAALVLSSLQVAKLARKGHKVTPEELEAMKKPIIDMYEREGHPYFSSGRLWDDGVIDPADTRRVLAMSISAALNAPITDTQFGVFRM, from the coding sequence ATGCTGAGAGTACTACGTGTTTGTCAGCCTATACTGACTAGATCAAGGCCTATTCTGGGCTCTATTACAAGGTTCTATCATGGCGAGGAGATGGCAAGTCAGATTGGAACACCTCTGGAGATGAGAGATGAAGTTAAACGGAACATAGAGCTCATGAAAGAGCAAGTCACTCAACTGAAGTCACTAATCGGCACCATTAAACAAGGAGGCACTCCATCAGACATAGAGAGGCATTTGAAACAAGGAAAGATCCTTCCGAGGGAGCGCATCAATAAATTGCTTGATCCTGGCTCTCCGTTCCTCGAGCTCTCACAACTTGCAGCCTACAATGTGTACGAGAACGATAACGGACAACCAGATGACGTCCCTGCAGCTGGACTCATCACTGGAATCGGCCGAGTATCTGGAATCGAGTGCATGGTGATTGCAAATGATGCAACAGTGAAGGGAGGTTCTTACTATCCGATGACAGTGAAGAAGCAGATTAGAGCTCAAGAAATTGCAGAGGAGAATCGTCTACCCTGTGTGTACCTCGTTGACTCGGGTGGAGCTATGCTGAAACACCAACGTGATGTATTCCCCGATCGAGACCATTTCGGACGACTTTTCTACAACCAAGCAAACATGTCTTCAATGGGTATACCCCAAATAGCCGTTGTCCTTGGTTCGTGCACGGCTGGTGGAGCCTATGTCCCAGCAATGGCGGATGAGAGCATCATTGTCAAACAACAAGGCACCATATTTTTGGCTGGACCACCACTGGTAAAGGCAGCAATACAGGAAGAAATTAGTGCGGAAGATCTCGGAGGAGCGGACGTTCACTGTAAAATATCTGGAGTGGCTGATCACTATGCATTGGATGAACAACACGCACTGTACCTAGCTAGGAGATGTATCAGCCATTTGAACTACATCAAGAAACCGACCATCACAATTGAGGCCCCCGAGGACCCTCTCTACCCCATTGAAGATCTGTACGGAGTTGTCCCCGTGAACCCGAAGCAACAATACGATGTGAGGGAAGTCATTGCTCGACTGGTTGATGGTAGCCGTTTCAGTGAATTCAAAGAAGAATACGGATCTTCTTTGGTAACTGGTTTTGCCCGTTTGCACGGCTACCCCGTTGGTTTTGTGGCTAATAATGGTATTCTGGACTCACCCTCGGCTTTGAAAGGAACACATTTCATCGAGATTTGCTGTCAGAGAAAGATTCCACTCATTTTCCTTCAAAACACGACTGGATTTGTTGTCGGGAAAGACGCTGAACATGGTGGTATAGCTAAGAACGGAGCCAAGATGGTGACTGCTGTAGCATGCGCTCAAGTGCCTAAGATCACTCTCATGATTGGCGGAAGTTTTGGAGCCGGTAACTACGGTATGTGCGGACGAGCTTACAGCCCCAGGTTTCTGTATATGTGGCCCAACGCTCGTATCTCAGTGATGGGAGGAGAACAAGCTGCTCTCGTACTATCCTCGTTACAAGTCGCTAAACTGGCCAGGAAAGGTCATAAGGTCACTCCGGAAGAATTGGAAGCTATGAAGAAACCGATTATTGACATGTACGAGAGAGAGGGCCACCCGTACTTCTCGAGTGGTCGGCTGTGGGACGATGGAGTTATTGATCCAGCGGATACACGGAGAGTGTTGGCCATGAGCATCAGTGCTGCTCTCAACGCTCCCATCACTGACACTCAGTTTGGTGTGTTTAGAATGTAA
- the LOC135348713 gene encoding chromatin-remodeling ATPase INO80-like encodes MATGGVEAGPSVLPSSVTMTSTQVIQTVALPLHVQMLQKALRMDYVFDEFDRLFKDRITTKGRPITDTAPPFLSDENQDTYNFSSVTDEREWVKDLLLSKSDGSGSELSDSEQFQIMLELQHKRRKVCRKRRKSNNKLLRYKHFSAGLLSSHDHYPEHLKTVEEGLYVQQSATTGDNVTDGGMQRQELWAHIVKKEIPRMAKQFGLSRHIVTTSSKKIAQMCQREVRKSCSRSQRASKEVSIQPKARRLMREALVYWRKYEKVEREQRKKAEKEATEQNKLNQEMMEARKQQRKLNFLITQTELYAHFMAKKLTGELDNSEDILRQLEDGPAQREVRPGVVVRLEEPGEYNSEEVKAQVMANVQTAMAKQHNLHKGYSEQIASKQVAPDLEEEPGGLQETFDKNFSLATPMLTSEREIPQPSMFNGKLKVYQLKGMNWLANLYDQGINGILADEMGLGKTVQSIAFLSHLAEHQNTWGPYLIVSPASTLHNWQQEASRFVPRLKALPYWGSPPERKVIRKYWNQKLLCKENAPFHILITSYQLVVQDMKYFQRIKWQYMILDEAQAIKSSTSVRWKILLSFNCRNRLLLTGTPIQNTMQELWALLHFIMPTMFDSHEEFNEWFSKDIESHAERKSVLDEHQLSRLHLILKPFMLRRIKKDVEHEMAEKIEVHLSCELSTRQRRLYQGLRQRVSIEQLLQSSGTSSSRDSSSSHLLNLVMQFRKVCNHPDLFERRNVDSPVCLTTPPYIIPTAVHHLLRSGALRTRLLTVTLGVHTADHIYHSTLPHSGHSSGCWSFLRLMDLTPQDASTAMLGPLPSRLKLVLAMVQSVHLLYQQKLWGAAVSQLRSSSNQLLLWPSFATSFPSVTDSPTLSSLVFTAHTSHAYAHTTHTLRPLRRGEYATADLTEISSTVSNQDDKNNAKIENVKTAPKNGLSAETGNQTSVSGGKQADVAMVTGTPHSSQDPLHRVAHHCVLTDMPKFLISYIPQVHASLPLMYCSDRGAEYERLEWVGGGPRPLKQLFLSGLDGGGCGLELLHPRLATGLTALTLPNGWSHIHIPNKETMIYDSGKMVVLDKLLSQLKHEGHRVLIYSQMTRVIDLLEEFMSYRRHKYIRLDGSSRISDRRDMVADFQSNEEIFAFILSTRAGGLGINLTAADTVIFFDSDWNPTVDQQAMDRAHRLGQTKQVTVYRLIVRGTIEERILQRAHEKSEIQKMVISGGDFKPDALKAKDMVSLLLHDDEMETRFLAKQAEKKITLDQLQQGKKNKSKRKTAPNGTEFEPPRKRTLPISATPSPLLFTSRPDSVLSIASAVDTVNGEDNVDVVEVSNDMPRPGTTPVRSKKRTENRRGVSKAKKSRAPLGGRGRIQRTGKKPISRSAAASAGAIAGAMAANNAAYAAYGGVGYGISPVPSHSIGGSPGSALVSTLGSSTQSSPRTSPGPTPFVATSLISTPPSQKHSKLTT; translated from the exons ATGGCCACTGGTGGCGTTGAGGCTGGTCCGTCTGTCCTGCCGAGCAGCGTAACCATGACGTCCACACAAGTCATACAGACGGTGGCCCTACCATTACACGTGCAAATGCTTCAGaaggcactgagaatggatTACGTATTTGATGAATTCGACCGACTCTTCAAGGATCGTATAACTACCAA gggTAGGCCTATCACTGACACAGCCCCACCCTTCCTATCTGACGAGAACCAGGACACTTACAACTTCAGCAGTGTCACCGACGAGAGAGAATGGGTAAAG GACCTCCTGCTGAGTAAGAGCGATGGCTCAGGGTCAGAGTTGAGTGACTCGGAACAGTTCCAGATCATGCTAGAGCTGCAACACAAGAGGAGGAAGGTCTGCAGGAAGAGGAGAAAGTCCAACAACAAG TTGCTGCGATACAAGCACTTCAGCGCTGGTCTGCTCTCCTCTCACGACCACTACCCTGAGCACCTCAAGACAGTCGAGGAGGGACTGTACGTTCAACAAAGTGCCACCACTGGAGATaat GTGACTGATGGTGGTATGCAGAGACAAGAACTGTGGGCACACATTGTCAAGAAGGAGATCCCGAGAATGGCCAAACAGTTTGGTCTGTCCAGACATATTGTCACCACCAGCAGCAAGAAG atagcACAGATGTGTCAACGTGAGGTACGCAAGAGTTGTTCTCGCTCCCAGCGAGCTAGTAAGGAGGTGAGTATTCAACCGAAGGCCAGACGTCTCATGAGGGAGGCCCTCGTCTACTGGCGCAAGTACGAGAAGGTTGAGAgggagcaaagaaagaaagcaGAGAAAGAGGCGACCGAACAGAACAAGCTCAATCAAGAAATGATGGAG GCTAGGAAACAGCAGAGGAAGCTCAACTTTCTCATCACACAAACCGAACTGTATGCTCACTTCATGGCTAAGAAACTAACAG GCGAGTTAGACAACTCTGAGGATATCTTGCGTCAGTTGGAGGATGGTCCTGCTCAGAGAGAAGTGCGCCCGGGTGTGGTGGTGAGGTTAGAGGAACCAGGGGAGTATAACAGTGAGGAGGTCAAAGCTCAAGTCATGGCCAATGTGCAGACAGCCATGGCCAAACAACACAACTTG CACAAGGGCTACTCTGAACAGATTGCCTCTAAGCAGGTTGCCCCTGACCTGGAGGAAGAGCCTGGTGGACTGCAGGAAACAT TTGACAAGAACTTCAGCCTTGCCACGCCCATGCTGACCTCGGAGAGGGAAATCCCCCAGCCCTCCATGTTCAACGGGAAGCTCAAAGTGTACCAGCTCAAAGGCATGAACTGGCTGGCCAACCTGTACGATCAGGGCATCAATGGCATACTGGCTGACGAGATGGGCCTGGGCAAGACTGTACAGAGCATTGCGTTCCTCTCTCATCTTGCAGAG CATCAGAACACGTGGGGTCCTTACCTCATTGTCTCCCCAGCCTCCACTCTACACAACTGGCAGCAGGAAGCATCGAGATTCGTGCCAAGGCTGAAG gCCCTGCCGTATTGGGGCAGCCCCCCGGAGAGGAAGGTGATACGCAAATACTGGAACCAGAAGCTGCTGTGCAAAGAGAATGCTCCCTTCCACATTCTCATTACTAGCTACCAGCTG gtcgTACAGGATATGAAGTATTTTCAGAGGATTAAATGGCAGTATATGATACTGGACGAAGCTCAGGCCATCAAGAGTAGCACAAG TGTTCGCTGGAAAATTCTACTGAGCTTCAACTGTCGGAACAGACTGCTGCTCACTGGGACACCAATACAGAACACCATGCAGGAG CTGTGGGCGTTGCTCCACTTCATCATGCCCACTATGTTCGACTCACACGAAGAGTTCAATGAATGGTTTAGTAAGGACATCGAGAGTCACGCTGAGCGCAAGAGCGTGTTGGACGAGCATCAGTTGTCACGGTTACATCTCATCCTCAAGCCCTTCATGTTGCGGAGGATAAAGAAAGATGTGGAGCACGAAATGGCAGAgaag ATTGAGGTCCACTTGAGCTGTGAGTTGTCCACTCGCCAGCGTCGCCTCTACCAGGGCCTGCGTCAGAGGGTCTCCATTGAGCAGCTGCTCCAGTCCTCTGGGACCTCCTCCAGTAGAGACTCTTCCTCATCACATCTCCTCAACCTCGTCATGCAGTTCAGGAAG GTGTGTAATCATCCCGATTTGTTTGAGCGTCGTAATGTAGACTCTCCTGTCTgcctgaccacacccccttacATCATCCCCACGGCAGTACACCACCTCCTCCGATCAGGTGCCCTCAGAACAAG GTTGCTCACGGTGACACTGGGTGTGCACACAGCTGACCACATCTACCACTCCACACTGCCCCATAGTGGACACTCTAGTG GATGTTGGTCATTTCTTCGTCTGATGGACCTCACTCCTCAAGATGCCTCCACCGCTATGCTGGGGCCACTTCCATCACG GCTGAAGCTAGTCCTGGCTATGGTGCAGAGTGTACACCTCCTCTATCAGCAGAAGCTCTGGGGTGCCGCTGTTTCCCAACTAAG GTCTTCATCCAATCAGCTGCTCCTTTGGCCGTCGTTTGCTACCTCCTTTCCCTCAGTTACAGACAGCCCCACTCTCTCCTCTCTCGTTTTCACTGCCCACACAAGTCATGCctacgcccacaccacacacacactgaggcCTCTGAGGAGGGGGGAATATGCAACTGCTGACTTGACAGAAATAAGCTCCACCGTCAGCAATCAAGACGATAAAAACAATGCTAAAATTGAAAACGTTAAAACTGCACCTAAAAATGGACTCTCTGCCGAGACTGGCAATCAAACTAGTGTTTCCGGTGGTAAACAGGCTGATGTTGCTATGGTTACaggtaccccccacagctcccaGGACCCCCTACATAGGGTCGCTCATCACTGTGTGCTCACGGACATGCCAAAATTCCTCATCTCATACATACCCCAG GTTCACGCATCCCTCCCACTCATGTACTGCTCTGATCGTGGTGCCGAGTACGAGAGACTTGAGTGGGTGGGCGGAGGGCCACGCCCACTTAAACAGCTCTTCCTGTCTGGGCTGGAcggaggtgggtgtggtctggagCTGCTACACCCGAGACTGGCCACTGGTCTGACTGCACTTACACTGCCCAATGGATGGTCTCACATTCACATACCca aTAAAGAGACAATGATCTACGACAGTGGTAAGATGGTGGTACTGGACAAACTGCTCTCCCAGCTCAAACACGAGGGACACCGAGTGTTGATCTACTCCCAGATGACACGTGTCATTGACCTGCTCGAGGAGTTCATGTCGTATCGTAGACACAAGTACATCCGATTGGACGGCTCCTCTCGGATATCAGACAGACGAGACATGGTGGCAGACTTCCAGTCTAA TGAGGAAATCTTTGCCTTCATATTGAGCACGAGAGCTGGTGGACTAGGCATCAACCTCACTGCAGCTGACACT GTGATATTCTTTGACAGCGACTGGAACCCGACGGTGGACCAGCAGGCCATGGACAGAGCTCATAGACTAGGGCAGACCAAACAAGTCACAGTGTATAGACTCATTGTCCGAGGGACCATAGAGGAGCGGATCCTCCAGCGGGCACACGAGAAGAGTGAG ATCCAGAAGATGGTGATCTCAGGAGGTGACTTCAAGCCAGACGCACTCAAGGCCAAGGACATGGTCTCTCTCCTGCTACATGATGATGAAATGGAGACAAGAT TTTTGGCCAAGCAAGCTGAGAAAAAAATCACACTCGATCAGCTCCAGCAAGGCAAGAAGAACAAGAGCAAACGGAAAACAGCTCCCAATGGGACTGAATTTGAACCCCCTCGTAAACGCACACTCCCCATATCAGCCACACCCTCTCCCCTCCTGTTTACCTCTCGTCCAGACAGTGTTCTCTCAATAGCCAGTGCTGTGGATACAGTCAACGGTGAGGACAATGTCGATGTTGTAGAGGTCAGTAATGATATGCCACGACCTGGCACTACTCCGGTACGAAGCAAGAAACGAACAGAGAACCGAAGAGGAGTCTCTAAAGCCAAGAAGTCGAGGGCACCTCTTGGAGGACGGGGCCGTATACAGCGGACAGGAAAGAAGCCGATATCGCGAAGTGCAGCTGCCTCTGCCGGTGCTATTGCTGGAGCCATGGCTGCTAACAATGCTGCTTACGCTGCGTATGGTGGAGTTGGGTACGGGATCAGTCCTGTTCCCAGTCACTCTATAGGGGGATCCCCTGGCTCTGCCCTGGTGAGCACCCTCGGGAGCAGTACTCAATCGTCCCCTCGTACTAGTCCCGGACCCACTCCCTTTGTGGCCACCTCACTCATCTCGACCCCTCCCTCTCAGAAACACTCTAAACTGACTACTTAG
- the LOC135348731 gene encoding small ribosomal subunit protein uS10m-like: MAKLPFSLWTSLQAARTILRPSIIRYGVSDVWTRVVPGGVCAYHSQRFYSNEVEQLEDEEMVPERFYSKINVQVKGSDYTVLESYCRYVITAGKALDIDIGGRVALPTRIQKFTVLKSPHIYKKHRVQYEIRTHARLMQVKRITGTTADIFLEYIQRNLPEGVNMSVYQERLDLLPSLLINKQDTKDEVTKKTKRHK, translated from the exons ATGGCTAAGCTACCATTCTCTTTATGGACAAGCCTTCAAGCTGCAAGGACAATATTGAG ACCATCCATTATCCGGTATGGAGTGTCGGATGTGTGGACACGTGTGGTCCCTGGTGGAGTGTGTGCGTACCACTCACAAAGATTCTACTCAAACGAG GTTGAACAGTTGGAAGATGAAGAAATGGTTCCGGAAAGATTCTATTCCAAGATCAACGTACAA GTGAAGGGCTCTGACTACACTGTGCTGGAGAGCTACTGCCGCTATGTCATCACAGCTGGCAAGGCTCTGGACATTGACATCGGGGGACG AGTTGCCCTGCCCACTCGTATACAGAAGTTCACTGTCCTCAAGTCACCACACATCTATAAGAAGCACCGTGTTCAGTATGAGATCCGCACACACGCTCGACTCATGCAGGTCAAGAGGATTACTGGCACCACGGCCGATATATTCCTGGAGTACATTCAGAGGAACTTGCCCGAGGGCGTTAATATGAGCGTGTATCAG GAGAGGTTGGATCTACTGCCCTCTCTGCTGATAAACAAGCAAGATACAAAAGACGAGGTTACAAAGAAAACAAAAAGACATAAGTGA
- the LOC135348732 gene encoding dnaJ homolog subfamily C member 24-like, which produces MLVVMATGSGGDDLYSVLEVAADASVSDVRRSYQRLVKECHPDKLSAHLTDEERDTAMDKFHTLSKAYQVLSDQESKALYDANSQSAQITQKWPLSDTVDLDTMTFDPASKVYSLSCRCGGCYLISESDMEDGVEVSCCTSCTLCVRVLYQLARDER; this is translated from the exons ATGCTAGTGGTGATGGCTACTGGATCTGGGGGAGATGATCTGTACAGTGTGTTGGAGGTAGCTGCTGATGCAAGTGTCTCTGATGTCAGGAGGAGCTATCAGAGACTAGTGAAGGAG TGTCACCCTGACAAGCTGTCTGCTCACCTGACTGACGAGGAGAGAGACACAGCTATGGACAAGTTCCATACGCTCAGCAAGGCATACCAGGTCCTTAGTGACCAGGAGAGCAAGGCGCTCTACGATGCTAACAGTCAAT CCGCACAGATCACTCAAAAATGGCCGCTATCTGATACTGTGGACCTGGACacaatgacctttgaccctgccTCGAAGGTGTACTCCCTATCGTGCCGGTGTGGTGGATGTTACCTAATCAGTGAGAGTGATATGGAGGATGGTGTGGAGGTGTCCTGCTGTACCAGCTGCACCCTGTGTGTGAGGGTCCTCTACCAGCTGGCCAGAGATGAGAGATAA